A DNA window from Hydractinia symbiolongicarpus strain clone_291-10 chromosome 6, HSymV2.1, whole genome shotgun sequence contains the following coding sequences:
- the LOC130648250 gene encoding uncharacterized protein LOC130648250: MAEHTDLTKLCRICGNILNGRVSYLVKENLSGLQSAFQEDFEQDVNKIHPPKFCNKCYCTMQNCNLRGTKTSKCPVRWKEGSASNFSKIKSKGGRPIKSKKGGRPKKTIEPELMTPNDILKLSPSKPVPTIIEKCMTHLVGIKIKQSKLPNQTIQFATKGPQPITVTPISMPRKLSNESSKRSLSDRSKTAKNIINMISGNSNDAFVKQTAAIMKKCDKEQRKQIIAEIHHVSIPAETAAAMKATLNLPWNLMRNISRWLATFDIKLASEKTTRQVADKWIGKGLVAELAPLTRKFSSSNKQLVVDPKPWVYLYNVVGHILNRLTELSKNNQLVHHSFIPDDEIHVKIGGDHGDNSFKMSYQVANIRNPNRKENTTIFSIFEAKDSVTNLRICLERFKPQIRILQKQKWNNLKIRLFMYGDYEYLCAMYGISGANGRHCCLWCSIKTDQLCIPKFIRGSFPKRSLDSLNTNLQRFRDNGSLVKNAKHYQNVIHDCFFNIPLEQVSIMWLYQGST; this comes from the exons ATGGCAGAACATACAGATCTAACCAAACTTTGTCGCATATGTGGAAATATTTTGAATGGAAGAGTTTCCTATCTTGTAAAGGAAAACCTTTCTGGCCTTCAGTCAGCATTTCAGGAGGACTTTGagcaagatgtaaacaaaatacatccaccaaaattttgtaataaatgttACTGCACAATGCAAAATTGTAATTTGCGGggcacaaaaacatcaaaatgccCAGTAAGATGGAAAGAAGGCAGTGCATCAAATTTCTCGAAAATTAAATCTAAAGGGGGACGGcctataaaatctaaaaaaggtgGAAGGCCGAAAAAAACCATTGAGCCAGAATTGATGACACCCAACGACATTTTAAAGCTAAGTCCGTCTAAGCCTGTACCGACAATTATTGAAAAATGCATGACACATTTGGTTGGTATCAAAATTAAACAGTCAAAACTACCGAATCAAACAATTCAATTTGCTACAAAAGGACCACAg ccAATAACGGTTACACCGATCAGCATGCCAAGAAAGTTATCAAATGAAAGTAGTAAAAGAAGCTTATCTGATCGGAGCAAAACAGctaaaaatataatcaacatgATTTCAGGAAATTCAAATGATGCATTTGTGAAACAAACAGCTGCGATCATGAAAAAATGTGACAAGGAGCAGCGAAAACAAATAATCGCAGAAATCCATCATGTCTCCATTCCAGCTGAGACTGCTGCCGCCATGAAAGCCACCTTGAATTTGCCATGGAACCTTATGCGAAATATTTCCCGATGGCTTGCCACTTTTGACATCAAACTTGCAtctgaaaaaacaacaagacaggTTGCAGACAAGTGGATAGGGAAAGGGCTTGTTGCTGAGCTAGCTCCTCTAACTCGAAAATTTAGTAGTAGTAATAAGCAGCTTGTTGTAGATCCCAAGCCTTGGGTATACCTTTACAATGTTGTAGGTCATATATTAAACCGGTTAACAGAACTGAGTAAAAATAATCAATTAGTTCATCACTCATTTATACCGGATGATGAAATACATGTTAAAATTGGTGGTGACCATGGTGATAACAGTTTCAAAATGAGCTATCAAGTGGCAAATATTAGAAACCCTAATCGCAAAGAAAATACGACCATCTTCAGCATATTTGAGGCAAAGGATTCCGTGACAAATTTAAGAATCTGCTTAGAAAGATTTAAACCACAAATTAGGATTCTACAAAAACAGAAGTGGAATAATTTGAAGATCCGTCTCTTTATGTATGGAGATTACGAGTATTTATGTGCTATGTATGGAATTAGTGGGGCAAATG gCCGTCACTGTTGTCTCTGGTGCAGCATAAAGACTGACCAACTTTGCATCCCAAAATTTATTCGTGGATCTTTTCCAAAACGTAGCTTGGACAGTTTGAACACAAACCTGCAGCGATTTCGTGACAATGGATCGTTAGTGAAAAACGCCAAACACTAtcaaaatgtgatacatgattgCTTCTTTAACATCCCCCTAGAACAAGTAAGTATAAT GTGGCTATACCAGGGCTCCACCTAA
- the LOC130647853 gene encoding uncharacterized protein LOC130647853, which translates to MFNNLESYCQEVDLRIATIHAQTTDGEINIKFAEFMANMRILINLQNESKELEDEYDNQQEHMNWMVISKQITKDEFEKNYKPELDNLEFELKEKHRSIKAFKEKYQLEIGSGPCVSSLDDTLQELGVERQAYHGKSFIGNHCHKMLKDGNIKYLCDRIPEIVQNQCDDQVLYLECQETCKKFEQLFKLYGSCHSIFNSSCIMTQEMLSNLETSINQFMCYLRVNWPSIYISPKLHILEDHVLDFVNKWRTGLGFYGEQGGESIHHDLHRMRINYSNIKNPVDRLKYIMKQHLLTTNPEAQDLKPAAKKRKFTKGEEE; encoded by the exons atgttcaacAACTTGGAAAGCTACTGTCAAGAAGTTGATTTAAGAATTGCCACAATTCATGCTCAAACTACTGATGGTGAAATTAATATTAAATTTGCAGAGTTTATGGCAAATATGAGAATTTTAAT cAATTTACAAAATGAGTCAAAAGAATTGGAGGACGAGTATGATAACCAGCAGGAACATATGAACTGGATGGTTATATCTAAACAAATTACCAAGGATGAGTTtgaaaaaaactacaaaccAGAGTTGGATAACTTAGAATTTGAACTGAAGGAGAAACATAGAAGCATAAAAGCATTCAAAGAAAAGTACCAATTGGAAATTGGATCTGGTCCTTGCGTATCATCCCTAGACGATACACTGCAGGAGCTTGGTGTTGAGAGGCAGGCGTACCACGGAAAAAGCTTTATTGGCAACCATTGTCATAAAATGCTCAAG GATGGCAACATAAAGTATTTATGTGATCGTATTCCTGAAATTGTACAGAATCAATGTGATGATCAAGTTTTATATCTGGAGTGTCAAGAAACATGCAAGAAGTTTGAACAACTGTTCAAGCTGTATGGTTCGTGTCACTCAATATTCAATTCTTCATGTATTATGACCCAAGAAATGTTATCAAATTTAG AGACATCTATCAATCAGTTCATGTGTTATTTAAGAGTTAATTGGCCTTCAATATACATCAGTCCAAAGCTGCACATACTAGAAGACCATGTATTGGATTTTGTAAACAAGTGGAGAACGGGCTTAGGTTTTTATGGTGAACAAGGTGGAGAATCTATTCACCACGATTTGCATCGTATGAGAATAAATTATTCAAACATCAAAAACCCAGTTGACAGGCTCAAATACATTATGAAACAGCACCTTTTGACAACAAATCCAGAAGCTCAAGACTTGAAGCCAGCAGCTAAAAAGCGTAAATTTACAAAAGGCGAGGAAGAGTAG